A window of the Phaseolus vulgaris cultivar G19833 chromosome 5, P. vulgaris v2.0, whole genome shotgun sequence genome harbors these coding sequences:
- the LOC137836020 gene encoding nodulin-30, translating to MRAILITLFLILSVVVAEEAEDAAIVETIDPAKEAGISVATNPAKDHGIGGTGEINDLAEDAGVGISKAIYQTLSGQPEAYESPRFKRFVTHCSSHVAETCSDPMHYEGGIRNPTGLSHCIFDSMKACLANHKASLYDSARSKTLNLKPTKVEYLPVIIQTVKFQTVLKTCSQVSAQSCLSDSDVDASTLGACLLPSFNQCVYPTPPPPPPPPPPPPPDETRR from the exons ATGAGAGCCATACTAATTACTCTGTTCTTGATCCTAAGTGTGGTAGTTGCAGAAGAGGCAGAAGATGCTGCAATTGTTGAAACCATTGATCCTGCAAAAGAAGCAGGAATTTCTGTAGCAACTAATCCTGCAAAAGATCATGGAATTGGTGGAACTGGTGAAATCAATGATCTTGCTGAAGATGCTGGAGTTGGTATTAGCAAAGCCATTTATCAAACACTTAGTGGGCAACCTGAAGCGTACGAATCTCCAAGATTCAAGAGGTTTGTGACACATTGCAGCTCACATGTTGCTGAAACATGCAGTGATCCAATGCACTATGAGGGTGGAATCCGTAACCCAACTGGGTTGTCTCACTGCATTTTTGATTCCATGAAAGCATGCTTGGCAAATCATAAAGCCTCGCTTTATGACTCCGCTCGTTCCAAAACCCTAAATCTTAAACCCACAAAAGTCGAATATTTACCGGTTATCATTCAGACAGTAAAATTTCAAACTGTGTTGAAAACCTGCTCTCAAGTCAGTGCACAAAGTTGTTTGAGTGATTCTGATGTTGATGCATCAACTTTAGGAGCTTGTCTCTTACCATCTTTTAACCAGTGTGTGTATCCTActccacctccaccacctccACCACCTCCACCACCTCCTCCTG ATGAGACACGAAGATAA